GACGTGGGACGCGTACCGCGACGCCTCGTACTGCTGCCGCGCGTCGGCGGCGTAGTACCCCGCCCTTCGGAGTACCGCGTCAGGATCGGTGTAAGTCCCGTCGGACAACGCCCGGGCGAACACGCCAAGGCGGACCAACGCGAACGCGAGGGCGGCGGCAAGTCGGCGGTCATCTTCGTCCGTCAACTGCCCCACGCCCCCGCCTGCCACGGCTGCGAGTGCGATTTGGTAAGCAATGAGCGTGTCGCGCATCGCCGATTGCCACTGCGACAGCGTGATGGACCCAGCCATCATCGCCCGCGTTGTGCGTTCGATCTCGGCGGCCATCGCATCGCTATAAGCGTCGACCGTCGCCTGTACCGCGTCGGGCAGCACGAGGCGGCGGGTGCCGATGCCGTAACGCTGTTCATCCCGAAGGAACCACCACGCGGGCGGTTGCGGGGGGACGGCTTGGCGGACGGCGTACAGCGTGGCGTCAATCATCCCCGCGTATTCGGCGGGCACGGCAGCGGCCCACGATTGGCGGGCGGCGTCACGACGTTGGCCCAGCAGGAACGGCAACAGGAATAGCCACTCATCCTCTTCCCGATCGGCCTCGGGCGTGCCGACGATCTCAAGGTCGGGGATGGCGAGGGCTTCGGCCATTACATCTCTTCGGAGGGAATCGACCCCGGCCCCGCCTTGCGGGCGATGATCGTCTCGACGTCCTCGACCGGACCGCCGGCAGCGACGGTCAACCCGGCCTGCGGGTCGGCCAGCTTGGCGAGCGCCACACCGTCGGCGATGTCGCGGGTCCGACGGGACGTTTCCAGTTCCACCTGCTTCAGCTGGTCCCACATCGTCTGCGGCAATGCCGCGCGAGGCTTGAAGCTGCCATGAAGCAACCTGCGACGAAACGCAGCGTCGGCGGCCTGCGCCGTCCCCACGCCCGTACCGTAATTGCTGATGCCCAGCAGGATGCGCCAACTTTGGGCGATCCGCAGGGCGTCCCACAGTGAGGCTTCGTAGCGGGCGCGGGCCTTGAGGATCAACTGTTTGACCGGCATCAGCAGGTTGCTGATGGATTCGCCAGACAGGCCGCTGAGGGCCTTCATGTCGGCCAGGACCATCTCGGGATAGTTCCGCATGAGCTGGCCGATCAACGACAGCCAATACTCGCGGGCCTCGCCCTGCTGTAGCTGCGGGACGATCGCCTGCAGGAACGGCGTCGGATCGTCCTTCTGTAGCTTGACGTACTTCGCGTAATGGCGGCCCATCATGAAGTTCTTGGGCGGGTCGCCGGCGCCGGCCGCCAGCCATTCGGGGTAACCGTGGTCGTAGACGCTCCACCCCTGCGCAGTGGCGATGAGGTTGATCCAGTCGATCGTCTGCCACGCGCCGTAGTGGGCGGGCAGGCCGCGGTCGCTGTCGTCGTCACCGACGTGCATCGCGATGACGATCGGACAGACGCCCAGGCGGTTCACCTGCTCGGCCGGCGTCAGTCGCTCCACGCCGTCATACTTGAGCGAGAACGACGTTTTCGTCAGTCGTTCCTCAACCTTCACGACCCGGCGTTTCTCGCCCAGTTCACCGTTGAGGATCTCATAGGCCAGCAGCACGTCGACCGCGTGCCCGCCCTTGTCGGTGTCGTAATCCTTCAGCCGCCTCGGATGCTCGAATTGGATCGTCACCTTGCGCCGGGAAGGGTCGACGGCATCGTCGCGGGCGACGACGCGCTGAATGCACGTCCCGAGGTTGGCCAGGTAGTTCTGGTAACGCTCCTTGGCGATGTCCAGTTCCGAGTCCTGCCAGATCGCGGTAATACCATCGCGTAGCGCGTCGCTCGGCGGTTCGCCCTTGGCGTCGTCGGCCAGTTCGATCTCGTCACCGAACGCGCCGCTCAGGCACGCTTGATAGGGGTCGACAATCGACTTCGTCGTCACCTGCGCGACGATCTTGGCCGTCTTGTCGTTGTCGTCGGTGCAATCCAGCCCGGTCAGGTCCTGGTAGATCGCGTCGAGTAACCCGCCCTCTTGTCGCGTCCGGTAGACGCTGCCGTGGTAACGCAACTTCCACTCGGCGTAATGGTTCGCCCACGACTGCCAATCCCACAGGAACGGCTGGTCGCGGAACCTCGCACCGTTGTGCATCGCCGTCTCGGTGCCGTAGAAGAGTGGGGAAGGCATTGGATCGGGTTAACGGCGGTGGCCGGCGGCTGCGAAGGGGTCGTGCGGGATTGATCGGCCACGGACGGACTTGAAGGCGTCGAGGTCCCAGGGCTTGCTTTCGTCGGTGAGGAACGCATACGCACCGCTCGCCCCGTCCCCTTGATCGTCGTGCGGCCCCAGCGGGAACGCGATCAACTCTTCAATGAAGTCTTCGTTCCATGCGGCGCTTTGCACGAGGAACACGTCGCCACGCTCGCACGCGGCGTTGAACGGGCCCGACCGCGTCAATTTAGAGTTACGGGGAATTCCGGTGAACCGGGCGTCGAAGCCGTCCAACATCCGCTCAAAGTGCGACTTGACGATCTTTCCGGACGCAGCCCCTTCCTGTTCGATGCGAATGGCCACGTCGCGGCCATCGGTCATCGCGTATTGCTTGATGCGATCTTCGACCACCTTCGCTGAGACGCGGGCGCGATGAACGTGAAGGATGTAATAACGGCCATCGGCCGTCCGCCCCATCTTCACGCCTGCGAGCCAGTCGGGGTCGTCGTTGCCATTCTCGCCCTCGGCGGTAGCGGCCAAGTCCCAGCAGCGGACAACCTTCGTCAGCTGCGGGACGCGATCAGCCTCGATGACCTTGAACCACTCACGCTTGAAGTAGCCGCCCTCGGGGTCGGTCGGGCGCTGCTGGAAGAGCGCAGACCACGTACGCCCTTGCTTGCGGAACGTCTCGAAGTGGTCGGCGGTAAACCATTCCTTCCACAAGCGTTCACCAATGGATCGGCCCAGCGGGTCGTCAGCGCGCTCGGCGATGGCCGGTAGACAGATGACGTGCCACACCTTGCCGTCGCGGCACCCGATCGGCCCCGACTCGCCCGCCCATCGCTCGGGCAGGATGCGCCCGGCCAAATCCTTCTTGTTCCATCGCGTCTGGACGATGATCTCGAATCCGCCGGGAATCAGGCGGGTCCGCAGATCGTCCTGATAAGCCTCAAGCGTCTTCTTTTGGATCGTCTCGCTGTCGGCTTCCTCTCGCCCCGCTACCGGGTCGTCGATGATGATGCCGTGCCCGCGGTTGCCGGTCAGACCGGACAGGATGCCGCCGGCCATGAACTCCGATCCGTTCGACAGCGACCATTGGTCCGCGGCGCTCGACTCATCGCTGATCGTAGCGCCGAAGATCGGGACATAGCCGGGGGAGCGGACGATCTGCCGGGCCCTGCGGCCCTGCTTTCGGGCGATGTCGCTGGCGTAGGATGCTAGGATGATCTTGGAGCCAGGCCGCCAACCCATGTACCACGCGGGGAAGACGACGCTGGTATACGTGCTCTTAGCCGAGCCGGGCGGCATGAACACCATCAGCCGCTGAATCTCACCACGGGCCACCTTTTCCAGATGGTCCAGTAGCAGCAGGTGATGGGCGGCTAACGTCGTCTCAACCGGCTCGAACAGCCAACCCGTCGGGTCTTCCTCGGCGGGCTTGCCGGGAATGTTGACGGCGTTAGCGAACCCGGTCAGAGACGCCCGCGCCCGCCGGCGCCTCAGCAGTTCCCGCGCTGCTTCTTGTGGCGATACGGATAAGGTCGTCGTCGCTGGCACGGTTCACGGTGACGGTTACAGTGGGGCTGCCCGGCTCTTGCACAATGCCCAGTATGCGGGCCAGCAGTTGCAGGTACGGGGCGGGGTTGTGCGTCTCGATCTGGCGTTCGATGACCGTCACCTCGCCGCCCTGCTCGATCCCCCTCTGCTTGTACTTTCGGATCTGGACGAACGCCCCCATCCGCTCGGCCTGGCGCCAGTCGATGACGGGCTGTCCCTCAGCATCCAGCGTGAGGAACGAACCCATATTCGACGCGGCAAGAGCGGCGGTCATCTCTCGCACCCAATCGGGACTGAGATTGGCGCGGGCCAGGCGACGCCCTATCGCTTCCCTAACCTTGACAAAACTCAACGTACGGGAGGCGGTCGATTCGAGGTTCCGGCGGTTGTCCGCGGCATAGCCAGCCATCTCGGCGGCCTTGGTGGCGTTACCGCCAGCGGGGCCAATGATGGCGTCTACGAACAGGCGTTGCTTGACGGTTAGGCCCTCATCGTCCCACGCGCCGTCGTCGACTTCCGGCCTCGCCTCAACATCCGGCAGCACGTACGGCTTGACTTCCGTGGCCTGTACGAGCTTCTTGGTTGTTCGCTTACCGGCCACGTCTTCACATCACTTCCAGGGGGTCGAGGGGTCAGGCGACGGCTTCGAGGCGATGGGTACGCACCCGGCCACGGGGGCAATGCCGCTGGCGTTCCAACCGTGGATACTTCGACACGGCGGCGTGCCAGTGTTGGCGGACGGTTGATTCGTCCTTCTCCATCACGGTGGCCACCTGACGGAACGACGCGCGCTCATGGACGACCAGCAATGCCACGCGGGCCTGTAGCTGCGTTAATCCCGTCTTCATGAGCACGCGAACCATCTACCAGAGGGACGGGTGCGGGGTATCGTTTGGCGTAAGTACAGCAACCGCAAGGGGTAGAAAAATTGAATTGGTACACAACTACGGACACATCATGCCCCACCGGTGGCCGGTAGAGTCAATGTCGCGGCGACGCTTGCCCCGCAACCGGGCGATTCGACGATTGAGACGACGGCGGCGAACGGCAGACATGAGCCCCCACGGGCGGTACTGATTCTGGTACGCGTCGGCTATGTGCCTCAACGGGTATCCGCTGGTGCGACTGAGCAAGTGAACGTTGTTCAATTCGAGGTATGGCCGGGGCGTGCAGAATGTCCTCATCAACATTTCCCGCGCCCGCGCGAACTCAATACCCGGCACCAACGGCGACAGCTTCAGCGTCGGGCAACTCGCCGTCGCCTTCATGTAGAGGGTACTATTCAGCCCAAAATCTATCCGAGGCTTTCCGCTCATCCCATCACCTCTTTCCGTTCTCCGCGTCCCCAATTCCTTACCTCTTCCACGTCGCTGACCGCCCTGCCCAGAACCTCTTTCGGGTCGATCCGCTCGTCCACCTGATCGCCCGTCCGCAGCACGCTGGCCCGGCGCAGGTCCGCAAGCGAATCCCGCTGCTTGTCGCTCAGGGCGGCCCACCACGGCCAGACGCCGACGAACTCGCGCCGTAGCACGTCCCAGCCGCACCGGCGGGCCTGCCAGTAGGCGTAGTGGTCGAACATCTCGGGCGGTGCCGGCGGCCAGTTGTAGTCCCACGCGATGCCGAGGAACGCGGCGTAGGGCGGGCGCCACATGCGTTTGGTCATCCGGGCGACGACCAGCCGCTCGTGGCGCTGTCGCTCCTCCCGGGTGGCCTGCTGGCGTTCGGCGGCCTCCCGATCCTTGCGCAGCTTCTCCAGGCGGCGGATGTCTTTTCGGTTGGCGACGGCTAAGGGGCTTGCCATGCTTCAATTCTACGCTATATCTGGGGCGATTCAATTAAAAACCACTAGGGGTGGGGGTTAGGCGGCCTTTTCCTGCCCGTCGTCGCGCGAGTGGTAGACGGATGGGCGGATTTAATCTGGGTAGTATGAACGAAATCATCGACCGTAAGCATGGTAACCACAGAGAGATATAACAATGTATATTTAATATATACTCATATTACTTATTCTCTTTCTATCTTTCTCTCCCTGAAAACGAGGACACCTACAGACTCTCTGTAAGAGACTCTATAGGTGAGTAGTATTTAATTAATCGGAAAAAGGGAAACGACCCCTATGAGTATATATTAATTACGCGGCCACATAAACCGTTGCTGGTGCGCCCCTTGCGGCCTTTTTCTGCGTCTTAATGATTCTAGCATTAATTACTAGCTCGTTCAGAGCTTCGGTCCGTACGCGGGGCTGCATACCTTGGGTGAGCCGGGACAGCTGCGTGGTGGTGACCCCATCGGCGCCGCCGGTCCGAATTGCTTTCAGTACGCGATTGATCTCGCGTCCGAACTCTGACGACGAAACGTTATCTTGAACGGAAATGACGAGTTGGGTGACGAGGTGTTCGACCAGGGCAACGGCGTACGCTGCCACGTCGGCCGTGACGCGCGGGGAGGTGTACTCAATGCCGCAGGCCAGGATGAGTGCGACCTTGCGAGCATGTTCGACGGCCCGTGACCAAAGGGCGTCCAGAGAACTCGAGCGATGGGCAGCTTTTTGGTCCCGGCATCGAACGACGAATCGACGGAACTCCGCTTCTGCGTCCGGTTCAAAAGGGACCAGGATGGGATGCGTGCGAATAACGGCGTCGATATTGCCAGTGTCAGGCGGTGCCGGCAGCCGTCGGACGTGCCATGCTTTTACCATCGCGAGGATTTCGGAGGGAACGGCCCCGGAAACAACGTCGTCATGTTCCTTCGGATCCGGGTCATCCGACTCGAAGATGATCATGCGGCCCAGAAAGCCGTCAGCGATCTCGTCGGGGGAGAGTCCGTCGTACAGTCGCCCTGGGACGGTTGTTCCATACAGGCACACGTTCGGCTGGTCGACCTTCTTTCGCTCGTTGTTCTTTCGGTCCGCGAAGTCTTTGCCCAGCAGGACGGTGTTAGCGGAAGAGAACATCTTGGTGAGCAGGACCGGAATGGCGCGCTGGTAGTTCTGAGCGTACTTACTCATGGTCGCGCGGATCATGTGACCGATCTCGTCCAGCTGAAAAAGAACGGTGGGCTGTGCGTGAACGGTGGAGAACAGCGCAGAATCGGACGCGATGTCCTCGCCGCCAAGGATGGCGTCGACGATGCCGGCTTCAGCACAGATTTTCTTGATGCACTTTCGCGAATGATCTTTACCCGAGCCCGAAGCCCCTACGCCCAGGCAGTAGATGTTCGTTCTCAGATCCTGAGCCGTCGCCACCTTTCGGCCCAGCATGGTGCCAAAGAACGCGAGGCTGTTGGCTAAAGCGAATACAGGTTGCGGCTTGTACGCCGTCGCGTTGATCCAGCGGCAAAGTTCGCCGACAAAACCTGGGGGGTTAAGCAGGTCGGCAGGGAAAGGGGAACGATTCGGGAGCGTGGCCGACGGTTCTATCTCCGGCTCGCTCACGTACACCACGGCGCCGGGGTTCTTCGTAAGGTGCGTGCGGGCAACGCTCGCCGCCGTGCGGGCGAGTTCGGCAGCGGACAGCGGAGCAGGGTTGTTCTCGTTCCATCCGTTCAGTTTACGCATGACCTCATGGAGGCTATCACCGGCGGTGATGAACTGCCCGGCCAATGACGCGGCGGCGGTATTGCGTCCGCCAATAGCAACGGGGGAGCCGTCGGCTTTAACGGGGCCGGCCGTGAAGGCCAGATTGCCTGCCGCCAGCTGACCGATCTTAAGTGAACCGGGGCAAAGCCAGTCCGGAAGATCGGCCAGCGGCACGTCATCGGGGTGGGACGAGCTTTCCCATTCGTAATGGTTCCCGCTCATGTGCCGACTGGGCGGCGCCACGATGTAACCCCCTTCCCCGCGGGCATCGATGCCCGGAGCGATCGCGTTGTTCGAGTTGCGAAAGCCGGGGATGTAGTTGAAAAGCAGGTGACGCCCCAAACCGCCGGTTTGTGATTCGGGGGTGTGAGGGAGAAGGCCGTGAGACGTTTCTAACTCGTCCAGGCTCGCGTCGCCGCCATGACGCGGGTCCACGTCGATCACGATAAAGGACAGGCCGGTTCGAAGCCCGATGTTGGCGTCCGGCCATCGCGTCCACCATGCGGTGATCTGCGCGGCGTCCGTCGTCGCGTCAGACAATCCGTTCTTCGTGCGCGGGTGCTTGGCTGGACTGCTGCACTCGCCCTCTTTCTTCCCCTCTGGCCGCCCGCAGCTGCAGCGCAGCTCGCCCGCCTCCCCCACGGGGTTATGCAGTGGGAAGACGAGCCAGCCGCGAGCGGTGTAGGCTAGTGCGTGTTCAAGCAAAGATCGCATGCGGTTTATCCGTTCTGAGGGTGATCGAAGTAATCTCCGGGTACTTTGTCACCTGCCGAACCATGATTGATTCGGTCAGGTCAGTCAGCCGGTGGGCCAGGAACAATGAGCCCATGGCGTCGGCTACCGTGGCTGGCACCGGCTGACCGAACCGGCGTACCCACCACTGGTGGGCCTTTGTTTTGGCGTAACCATCGTGTTCCAAGCAGATGTATTCGCGGTAACGCTCGATCGGAGTGGGGCCGTAGTAGGTAACCCGCAGTGAATCGGGCTTGCCCGGCTTCGAATGCACGTCAACGATCACGCGAGCGACATGCACCCTGAAGGATTCCGAGGATCGCAGGATTGACGCGGAGTCGGCGTGCGCATCATGCTGGCCCTCACGTGGGGGGAACTGATGATGGCACGCGGGGCATTCAACGGCGGCCGCGTGAATGATCTCCTGGCATTCAGGGCATTCTTTCGTGGGGGCTGGTGCAGACGGCTTGCCCTCGCAGACGCTCGATTCTCTCATCCGGATCGCGTCGATCGGGCCGTGTCGACGAACGTTGCCACCGAAGTCGAGAACGAGGCAGTCAGTTTTGCCGGGATGCAGCCGGAATCCTCGGCCAGCCATCTGCACGAACAGCGACGTGCTCTTCGTGGGCCGTAACATCGCGATTAAGTCGATGCGAGTGACGTCGAGCCCGGTCGTAAGGCAGTTCACGTTGCAGACGGCTCGAACGGTGCCGGCATCGAGCGCGGTGATGATTTGATCGCGTTCTCCAGGGTTGGTGTCCCCCGTGACGACGGGTGCCGTGATTCTGTACGAGGCAAGTTCCCGGCTGACGTTCTCGGCATGGGTCACCGAGCAGCAGAAGATCAACCAAGACCCGCGATCGGCCCCACGCGAGACGATCTCGCGAACGGCACCACGGACCATGTCGTCCGTGTTTGCTCGAGCCTCTAGGTCCGACACGATGAAGTCGCCGTTCGCAGTGCCCACGCCGACGGTATCGATGGCAGAAGAGGTGCCTTTCGAGCGAAGAGGCGACAGGTACCCCGCCTTGATGAGCCTCGCGATGTCGGCCTCGTAGCACACCTCATGCAAGATTTTACCCGGTCCGGTAATGAAGCCCCCGGACAATCGGAACGGCGTGGCCGTGAACCCGATCACGATCAGGTTCGGGTTCATCTTTTTGCAATCGTTGATGAATCGGCGATACATGCCCTCCCCTGTCGTGGGGATCAGGTGAGCCTCGTCGATGATCAGAATGTCGAACGGGAAAAGATCGAAGGCCCGTCGATAGATCGACTGGATGGCGGCGATCGTGATCGGTGCCGATTCGCGACGGCGCAGCCCGGCCGAATAGATGCCGACCGGCGCCGCGGGCCAGACCTGCAGTAGCTTTCGTTCCGCTTGGGAAAGAAGTTCCTTAACGTGCGCCAATATCCCGACCCGCGGGGCCGGCCACTGTGGGTGGTTGAACCAGTCGTAAATCAACGACGCAAATACAACGGTTTTCCCGCCAGCCGTCGGGATGACGACGAGCGGGTTTGTGTGCTTCTCCGCGACGTGACGATTCACGGCGTGACGAGCTTCTAACTGGTAGTCCCGAAGGATCATACTTCGTTCATCCTCGCGACGGTGGCCATGCGATCCTGTCGTTCGGACCACTCGTTAAATCGTTCGCCGATGCGGACGTGAAGGATCTTCGACGCGGCCAGCTGCGACATGTCAGCGTCAGTCAGGTCGAACGCCGTTGCCAGCATGAACGCTGGCCGGCCGTACCCCTGCCAGTACTCGCGGTACAAATTGACTTGTCGAAGCATGGCGCCAACGGAGGTCGCCCGGGACTTCACTTCGATGATCAGTTCTTGGTCGAACGAGCCGGAAGATGACTGAAAGAAAATCTTGTACAGCACGTCGAGAAAACCGATGGTCTGCTTGTAGCTGCCCTGTCCTTTTGTGAGTGGCACTTCGGTCGCGCGAGCCACGGAGCGGACCGTGACTGGCGCGTGAGCGGGAATCATTGCAGCGACCTGCGTGGCGACGTCCGGCGTCATCAGGTACTGGCAAATCCGATCGTGCAGCCCGTCGGCCTTGTCGGGGTCGGCGAACCCAAGATTGGCGATCAGTGTCCTATCCGTCGCTCGCACGGTTCCTCCTTGAAAAGCAGATATGTTGCTCACTGCAGCACCTCCACGACTTCCCCGCCCAGCGTGGATTTAGCATCTTCCACTGCCCCGGCACCGACGAGCGAGGCTGGGAGGATGGAGAGTTCGACGGAGCGATAGCCGGGGGTCTGTTTCGTGTTCCGCCACGTCGTGCCGTCGAGATTGCGATATTCCACCCAATCGCCGTCGGGCGAGTAGCCAGCGTCGATTGCCTCGGCGAACGGGATGGTCTCGGGTATGAACAGATGATCGGGGCACGCGCGGGCCTGTTCGGCTTCAGCCAGTACGCGGTTGTGTTTGGCGCAGGTCCACGCCCCCCGGCCGGTCATCTCGGCCGTCGCGTGGACGCACGACCTGCAGGTGACGGCGGGCAGTTCTTCCCCAAAGCATCGCGCCCGGTGTGGGCAGTAAACGCACGGCGGCTTAGCGGCCGATTCGGCAATGCGTGCCGGCGGGTTCTTGGCGGCCACGACCTGCCCAGCAAAGGAAAGCAGTCGTTCGGCGTCCGCACGTACTTCTTCGATGCGAAGCCGCTCCGAATAGAGCTCGTCTGTGTCTTTGTTCACCGCCAGGTACAGCCCCCGGGGCAACTCGGCCAGGAGCATGCCGACCGACAATTGCGCGAAGTGCTCCGGCTTGGCTTCCCGCAGGCCTTTACGGCGTAGTTCCGTAAAAGACTTGTTCGAGTGCGTCTTGAACTCGCAGGCGTGCCACGCCTTTCGGGCCTCGGGGACGCCCAGGGCAGCGCCGTCGATCTTGCAGACG
This region of Tepidisphaeraceae bacterium genomic DNA includes:
- the terL gene encoding phage terminase large subunit, which produces MPATTTLSVSPQEAARELLRRRRARASLTGFANAVNIPGKPAEEDPTGWLFEPVETTLAAHHLLLLDHLEKVARGEIQRLMVFMPPGSAKSTYTSVVFPAWYMGWRPGSKIILASYASDIARKQGRRARQIVRSPGYVPIFGATISDESSAADQWSLSNGSEFMAGGILSGLTGNRGHGIIIDDPVAGREEADSETIQKKTLEAYQDDLRTRLIPGGFEIIVQTRWNKKDLAGRILPERWAGESGPIGCRDGKVWHVICLPAIAERADDPLGRSIGERLWKEWFTADHFETFRKQGRTWSALFQQRPTDPEGGYFKREWFKVIEADRVPQLTKVVRCWDLAATAEGENGNDDPDWLAGVKMGRTADGRYYILHVHRARVSAKVVEDRIKQYAMTDGRDVAIRIEQEGAASGKIVKSHFERMLDGFDARFTGIPRNSKLTRSGPFNAACERGDVFLVQSAAWNEDFIEELIAFPLGPHDDQGDGASGAYAFLTDESKPWDLDAFKSVRGRSIPHDPFAAAGHRR
- a CDS encoding terminase small subunit codes for the protein MAGKRTTKKLVQATEVKPYVLPDVEARPEVDDGAWDDEGLTVKQRLFVDAIIGPAGGNATKAAEMAGYAADNRRNLESTASRTLSFVKVREAIGRRLARANLSPDWVREMTAALAASNMGSFLTLDAEGQPVIDWRQAERMGAFVQIRKYKQRGIEQGGEVTVIERQIETHNPAPYLQLLARILGIVQEPGSPTVTVTVNRASDDDLIRIATRSSAGTAEAPAGAGVSDRVR
- a CDS encoding bifunctional DNA primase/polymerase, coding for MRSLLEHALAYTARGWLVFPLHNPVGEAGELRCSCGRPEGKKEGECSSPAKHPRTKNGLSDATTDAAQITAWWTRWPDANIGLRTGLSFIVIDVDPRHGGDASLDELETSHGLLPHTPESQTGGLGRHLLFNYIPGFRNSNNAIAPGIDARGEGGYIVAPPSRHMSGNHYEWESSSHPDDVPLADLPDWLCPGSLKIGQLAAGNLAFTAGPVKADGSPVAIGGRNTAAASLAGQFITAGDSLHEVMRKLNGWNENNPAPLSAAELARTAASVARTHLTKNPGAVVYVSEPEIEPSATLPNRSPFPADLLNPPGFVGELCRWINATAYKPQPVFALANSLAFFGTMLGRKVATAQDLRTNIYCLGVGASGSGKDHSRKCIKKICAEAGIVDAILGGEDIASDSALFSTVHAQPTVLFQLDEIGHMIRATMSKYAQNYQRAIPVLLTKMFSSANTVLLGKDFADRKNNERKKVDQPNVCLYGTTVPGRLYDGLSPDEIADGFLGRMIIFESDDPDPKEHDDVVSGAVPSEILAMVKAWHVRRLPAPPDTGNIDAVIRTHPILVPFEPDAEAEFRRFVVRCRDQKAAHRSSSLDALWSRAVEHARKVALILACGIEYTSPRVTADVAAYAVALVEHLVTQLVISVQDNVSSSEFGREINRVLKAIRTGGADGVTTTQLSRLTQGMQPRVRTEALNELVINARIIKTQKKAARGAPATVYVAA
- a CDS encoding DEAD/DEAH box helicase family protein, whose protein sequence is MILRDYQLEARHAVNRHVAEKHTNPLVVIPTAGGKTVVFASLIYDWFNHPQWPAPRVGILAHVKELLSQAERKLLQVWPAAPVGIYSAGLRRRESAPITIAAIQSIYRRAFDLFPFDILIIDEAHLIPTTGEGMYRRFINDCKKMNPNLIVIGFTATPFRLSGGFITGPGKILHEVCYEADIARLIKAGYLSPLRSKGTSSAIDTVGVGTANGDFIVSDLEARANTDDMVRGAVREIVSRGADRGSWLIFCCSVTHAENVSRELASYRITAPVVTGDTNPGERDQIITALDAGTVRAVCNVNCLTTGLDVTRIDLIAMLRPTKSTSLFVQMAGRGFRLHPGKTDCLVLDFGGNVRRHGPIDAIRMRESSVCEGKPSAPAPTKECPECQEIIHAAAVECPACHHQFPPREGQHDAHADSASILRSSESFRVHVARVIVDVHSKPGKPDSLRVTYYGPTPIERYREYICLEHDGYAKTKAHQWWVRRFGQPVPATVADAMGSLFLAHRLTDLTESIMVRQVTKYPEITSITLRTDKPHAIFA